In Pyrus communis chromosome 8, drPyrComm1.1, whole genome shotgun sequence, one genomic interval encodes:
- the LOC137743270 gene encoding mitogen-activated protein kinase kinase kinase 18-like, translating to MGKMNSNSQHSHDTVSWVRGKCIGRGSFGTVSIGVSKPDGRVFAVKSVDQAACLPGQLEALENEIRILRSLSSPNVVSYLCDDVSCEPGSGSATSFRNLHLEYLPGGTAVDAEVDETTLRSRVWCVVAALRDVHSKGIVHCDVKGKNVLVGPAINQAKLADFGSAIILSEDTCTARITRRGSPLWMAPEVINGKYQGPESDVWSLGCTVIEMVTGKPAWEDRGLETLARIGVSDGLPRFPSRLSETGRDFLDKCLRRDPKERWSCDQLLQHPFLASLSPNAVAADSSPRCVLDWPNSEFGDQNEDVEDDEDDEEYEVSAMNRIGKLATMGGANWESDGWTVVRNYSGGGSSCEEEGTSGGENSDCGGVELEIESFSGGGSVERGVNYCGWCAVDASGSKMEYMAVERVEIRARDCQSLSNLCRSRLLLFLYYLGIFLNKLRILFICYILYISLSWHGACC from the coding sequence ATGGGGAAAATGAACTCAAACTCTCAACATTCTCACGACACGGTTTCTTGGGTAAGAGGAAAATGCATAGGAAGAGGGTCGTTCGGCACCGTCAGCATCGGGGTCAGCAAACCGGACGGTCGTGTCTTCGCCGTCAAATCCGTCGATCAAGCCGCGTGTCTTCCCGGCCAGCTAGAGGCGCTGGAGAACGAAATTCGAATTCTCCGGTCGCTATCCTCTCCGAACGTCGTCAGTTACCTCTGCGACGACGTGTCGTGCGAACCGGGGAGCGGTTCCGCGACGTCGTTTCGGAACCTCCACTTGGAGTACTTGCCAGGTGGCACGGCAGTAGATGCTGAAGTGGACGAAACGACGCTGCGGTCGCGCGTTTGGTGCGTCGTTGCGGCGCTGAGGGACGTTCACTCGAAGGGCATTGTTCACTGCGACGTCAAGGGTAAAAATGTCCTGGTGGGCCCCGCGATTAACCAAGCCAAGCTCGCCGATTTCGGTTCTGCGATTATCTTGTCGGAGGACACGTGTACGGCCAGGATCACACGACGAGGAAGTCCGCTTTGGATGGCACCGGAGGTGATTAACGGGAAATATCAGGGACCGGAGTCCGACGTATGGTCGTTAGGCTGCACGGTTATCGAGATGGTGACCGGAAAGCCTGCGTGGGAGGATCGCGGGTTGGAGACGCTGGCTCGGATCGGGGTTTCGGACGGGTTGCCCCGATTCCCGAGCCGGTTATCGGAAACTGGTCGCGACTTTCTCGACAAGTGTCTGAGGAGGGACCCGAAGGAGCGGTGGAGCTGCGATCAGTTGCTGCAGCATCCATTTTTGGCTTCCCTCTCTCCAAATGCGGTCGCCGCCGACTCGTCACCTCGCTGCGTTCTCGACTGGCCTAACTCCGAGTTCGGTGATCAAAACGAGGACGTTGAGGATGACGAGGACGATGAGGAGTACGAGGTTTCTGCCATGAATAGAATAGGTAAATTGGCGACGATGGGAGGGGCAAACTGGGAATCGGATGGATGGACGGTGGTGAGGAATTATTCAGGTGGCGGGAGCTCTTGCGAGGAAGAAGGGACAAGCGGCGGGGAAAATTCGGATTGTGGAGGGGTAGAGTTGGAAATTGAGAGCTTTAGTGGCGGTGGTTCAGTGGAGCGGGGTGTTAATTACTGTGGCTGGTGCGCGGTTGACGCCAGCGGTTCGAAAATGGAATATATGGCGGTGGAAAGGGTAGAAATTAGAGCAAGGGATTGTCAAAGCTTGTCTAATTTGTGTAGAAgcagattattattatttttatattatttgggGATATTCCTTAATAAATTACGAATCctatttatttgttatattcTTTATATATCATTATCCTGGCATGGAGCATgttgttaa